In Salisediminibacterium beveridgei, one DNA window encodes the following:
- the leuD gene encoding 3-isopropylmalate dehydratase small subunit translates to MEPIRQHTGKAYPLYRANIDTDQIIPKQFLKRIERQGFGQFLFYNWRFDENDNPREDFSMNDPKYQDVSILIAGENFGCGSSREHAPWAIQDYGFRVVIAPSFADIFSNNCTKNGILPIELPDEIVSTWAKEAESDAGASFQVDLENKTVTGPDGQAVTFEIADYRREMLLNGWDEISVTLTLDDKISQYEEQKV, encoded by the coding sequence ATGGAACCCATTCGACAGCATACAGGTAAGGCTTATCCCCTATACCGTGCCAATATTGATACCGACCAAATTATCCCGAAGCAATTTTTGAAACGGATTGAACGGCAAGGGTTCGGCCAGTTCCTCTTCTACAACTGGCGTTTCGATGAAAATGACAACCCACGGGAAGACTTCTCCATGAACGATCCAAAATATCAGGATGTCAGTATCCTGATCGCCGGAGAGAACTTCGGCTGTGGATCCTCACGGGAACATGCCCCCTGGGCCATACAGGATTACGGCTTCAGAGTCGTTATCGCCCCAAGTTTTGCAGATATCTTCTCAAATAACTGCACAAAAAACGGCATTCTGCCCATCGAGCTCCCTGACGAGATCGTCTCGACATGGGCCAAAGAAGCAGAAAGTGACGCTGGAGCAAGCTTCCAGGTTGATCTGGAGAACAAGACTGTTACAGGTCCTGATGGACAGGCCGTCACGTTTGAGATCGCCGATTACCGCCGCGAGATGCTTTTAAACGGCTGGGACGAAATTTCCGTCACCTTGACCCTTGATGATAAAATCAGTCAGTATGAAGAACAGAAAGTATAA